The genomic stretch AGCATGCGTGCAACCGGTTTTTTCTCAGTTTAATtaccaataataataaaagaaagtcTAGGTCGTAagcacttttattaaaatttgtctAGTATTTATTAAgtagtaaaagaaaaatgagtaatcttatattattatatataattttacaccattaaaaatattattattgactaattaATGACTATAAATTACAACATTTATTGATCTCTAACACTCCTCTATATGTAtggtaaaaattaattataatttaatataagaTAAGTGtcacatttttatttaatgttcaATTTTATACCATTTTCAAAGCCACTAGAGACCTCGTCATGTATGTAAGGTAGAtatttatgcaagaaattaattaatttattaaattattaattaaactGGCTAAGCTATGGAGCTTATATTAGCTTAAGCTCCGATCCTATTTgcacttttattttgttattgatGATATATTTTTCTCTAAATCTGCATTTATTAGTTGTAAAGATAGAATACTGAAACACGGACACTAAGATATAAAATAGTGTTTGGTAAAGAAAATATGGATAAAATAATGTGTTTAGAGACattaaattagtgtattttgtatttatcCTGACACGAAAAATACGAAAACACTAACAagagacacaacttatttttttttttattatttttgttaattttttataattatattttttattgttatattttttatctcaaactttttgaatgaaaaaaatgaaaatatattaaattttaataatttgttttagtttattaacaaatagaatataaaaacataaaattttgtgtctctacccATCAGTGTCTTGTCTTATTCTGTTCTTTTCTTCTTAGAAACAAACACAACCTAATGGACAGTAAAAGTCGCCAAGCTAGAGAATAACATGCATGCAATGCAAGGGTATAACCAgcacagagagagagagagagagatcagAATAGAATCTTCATTATTATCATGTACACCATTCTTCATAGAAGTTTGAGCCAAACCACTCATTGCTTATCCTTACTAGCAGCGCAACCTATATGGAACGAATTCAAACGACATATACGACATATACGACATGGAGTTTCTATTATGTGACAAAATTGCATGATATTGTGAAAGAAAAAATGTAGCATGTGGTCGCACTTTATGCATGTTGACAACCCTAAATACGGGGTTGAAAAGAATGTCTTTGTATTGTAATACCATTGTGCACATACTAACAATCAAGTACAAGTTAAAATATCTATCGTTTTCCTATGCCCAAACAAAAATGCTATATATGTGACAGAAGATGAACACGAAAACATAGGATTTttactatattattttattgttttgcATTTTTGCGGTGTCATATATAGATTGCTTCCGCCTGCTGTTTGTGAGGATCAATAATAATAAGCCCTTCATTTTAATCACCGACACATCCTATAATTTATTCCTGGCATAATAGGAGGCATTAACGTTTAATTTGTtcaatatttttgtaaatttcctatttaatataatatttatatttacatTTTAGCTATCATCTCACGTCATAAAAGACTAGTTCATCATGCGAGTTGCAAAACTGTTATTGTCTTTAGTGATGACTTCCAAGTGAGGCAACCATGATACATGTATAGAACAGGTTTAAACTGGATAAGAGgcatataaatataatataagatggatatatatatatatatatatatatatcccacaaataaaaaaaatccattcATCTTTCTAACTCGATTTCGTATATATACTTTATACAACATTATACGAAAACACTTGTACCTTATTCCCGTTGTGCATAAAAATGTCCGTGACTTCTTTGTTATTCATTTCtaattttctatatatataatgcATGATCATCAAGCTAGATGCAAGAATACAGATAGATAAAGCTGCTGCTGAATGATACCTtcttaataatttataaaagtaGCCAAAACTGCTTCTAATCTTAACAACATTATAGTATCTATATCTCTTTGTTGTTGAAAGTTTAACAGTGCCTATAAAGTTATTAATACACCAAATTCCGAAGCTTCTATATTTCTAAAGGATAAAAACTTTTACGGTTTGAACCCTAATCAGAATCTTATAAAACTAAGTAATCAAATTTTACTGCAtgctaataaattaataattattatacattttttttcGCTGATGTAATTAGCAAACGTGATGCAAAAGCAATGGAACAATGCAAAGATGCAAGACTCAAAGCTTAGATATTCGTTTCTTCCTCCATTCACCACTCTCAAagattctctttttctcttctcttctcttctcttccaAGTGCACTACAAAACCAAACTCAAACGCATTATTCATCATACACTCATCAAAGTTGAAACACAGAACACGCTTGCGCCAAAATGCGCGGCAACGACCACATACCCATCCGCCACGTTCCGGGCCATAACCCGAACCAGAAGCCCATAAGGCGTCACCACACGGCCCGCTACTACGTGCAGCGGGTACAGGACAGCCTCACCACCCGGGTCTCCAAGGTCATCTGCGGCACCTTCCTCAGCCTCCTCTTTATTTTGGGCCTAATCACTTTCATCCTCTGGATCAGCCTCCGCCCTCACAGGCCCAGATTCCACATCCACGAGTTCTCTATTCCGGGCCTGGCCCAATCATCTGGCTTCCAAAATGCCCAAGTCAATTTCAATGCAACGGCCCGAAACGCCAATCAGAACATCGGTATTTACTACGAGTCAATGGACGGGGCGGTTTACTACCAGGATCAGAAAATCGGGTCGACGCCGTTACTTGATCCGTTTTATCAGCAGCCCAAACATACGACGATAGTGAACGCCGTTCTCAGTGGGGCTACGTTGACCGTTAACAGTCAACGATGGACGGAGTTCCAGAACGATAGGGTTCACGGTAGCGTGGTGTTCCGCTTGGAATTAACGTCTGTGATTCGGTTCAAGATATCGTCGTGGCAGAGCAAGCGCCACAGAATGCACGCTAATTGTAATGCGGGTGTGGGACCCGATGGGTCCATCTTACCCCTTTACAAAGACAAGAGATGCCCCGTTTACTTCTCTTGAAGATGCGAGAATAATATCACTAATTTCAGTAATTTGTATTAACTTCAGTCTTCaccttagttttttttttaattatctatTTCTGACTATTGTTATGTAGTCTTCCGAATTTTCTTACATTTGTGATCTGTGTTGtgatttataaatatttaaggtggtgaaatttaaattatttttctaaaattttcttGCATGTTATGaatgtataatatatataattcaattttatataaatttaatatttaaaaattattaaataatttaataaattactaaattattatttaataatttttaactgtCCAGCTGAATATTTACTTTTTTCCTGGCTATTGAATAATTTGAAGTGGTTGCTGTCACTTGTCAAAGAAATCACGTatttaacattatttttttgcaggattaaattatatattaacaCATGTTTGAAAAAATTTCTTTGACTAGAATGGAAGAAGATTAAAATTATTAACACATGGTTATGGAACAAATGAATTAATCCAAAAAGAACGAAATTTAAACTTTCTGTGACAAATGTCAAACCTTTTTCCCTCCTCTTCATTCATATCAGTACATGTATGTAGAACTTTCTTCAAAAGGTTAGTCAAAATGACAATATACGTGTATGAAAGCAATTTAATAATACGAATCAATTCCCCTAAAACAGGTTAATGCTATTAGATTTATAGCAGTAAAAATATCCATTTTATGGAGACTTGAGTAACCTGATGTTATATGCAAAGATAGCTCCTTGGCATTTTCACCCTCCTACTAATTAAATATGACTCTAGCTGCATTCTTtctacatttttttttataattccaAGCCCGGACCACGAGCCAGctaaattatgtaaaaaaaatatggcATGTTACTTATGTAGTAAGTAATCACTGATCATGAAATGAAGTAGCATAAAGTAGAAGTGTAGAACATGTTTAATTGTTCCATTTGCTTTATTACCCTATCCAGATAAATGAGgtgataaattttttaaagaaatataGACGCTTTACTATTTAATTACCTTTTTTGGGAAGTTCTTTAGTGCTTATAATTTTTTGCTTAAAAATAgagatataaatttttttaattctattaataaaatttagacCGCATAAAAAAAACtacctatttaaatttttttagtcttTTATACATCATATTTAAAGTTATTATTTACtctaaatataatataattaacaaGTGACGACTTAATGAATGTTAAAATAGATTATTTCAAATATATAGGATTACGTTTATTAATAATAGACACAAAACAATAGACAGTGACATAAAAACATAAGATAGTTTGTTTGACGATGAGACATGAATATGGTGACACAAGTTTATTGTTTGGTTTGGTTACACATATTTTCGAAAGATACAAGAGAATATAAATgaacatgaaaatattaaatttatgtatttttaatttgacaaaACACTGACATAGTTTAAGAcactgattttttatttttactcttattaaatttttaaaatttatccacttatctttttaaaccttttttttcttttcttcttttaaattcTACAATCAAATTTatccttctattttctttaagaaaaaaaattgtaaatttatttttttttatttatttaaattttgattaatctttgataaattccgagctttaattttttatttttttaaaaaattatatatttaatatttaaatgatgatattagaagaaataaaaaatagtagaagaaataaaaattcaatAGTAATAATATGTAGTGTTTGGGATAATGAGTATACAGTGATAATGGTAAAATTTGTGgttgaataaaaatttatcttttttaaatatgtgtattttattctttatttttgtcaaacacaatacataaatacaaatattttatattcataTCTTTAATATATGTGTCTTTATATTTATGTCTCATCATATACATCAACTAAACGAACCTACataaacatataaatatataaattttacatAATGTTTGGTAATAAAATATAAGATACATCTGTTTAACTTAAAAGTCAAATTTATTCTCAACCAAAATTACTTCATTATTGATTTCTACCACCACGGCTATTCCCACCACTAACTTCCACCATTACCACTGCCTTCATTACTAACTTTTCATCCTCAACAActcaaattattaaaattaacaacTCTAATTTCAACATCAGataaataattcaaataaaaagaattgaaataattttcttctaattcttaaaaaacaaaaaaacaaaaacaagagaagaaggaaaatgAAGGTTGTAGTCGTAGATGCAAAGAGAGACAACAAGGCAGCAGGTAGACATGTGTAACCGTgtctttcaaaaattaatatccTAATAACCAAATAATATACATGTGTAACTGTGTCTATCTTTTCCATGGACATGGACATGGAACAAAGCAGTGTAAAGTCCCTTTCTAAAAGAA from Arachis stenosperma cultivar V10309 chromosome 9, arast.V10309.gnm1.PFL2, whole genome shotgun sequence encodes the following:
- the LOC130951771 gene encoding NDR1/HIN1-like protein 26, whose amino-acid sequence is MRGNDHIPIRHVPGHNPNQKPIRRHHTARYYVQRVQDSLTTRVSKVICGTFLSLLFILGLITFILWISLRPHRPRFHIHEFSIPGLAQSSGFQNAQVNFNATARNANQNIGIYYESMDGAVYYQDQKIGSTPLLDPFYQQPKHTTIVNAVLSGATLTVNSQRWTEFQNDRVHGSVVFRLELTSVIRFKISSWQSKRHRMHANCNAGVGPDGSILPLYKDKRCPVYFS